One Neosynechococcus sphagnicola sy1 DNA window includes the following coding sequences:
- a CDS encoding CHAD domain-containing protein, giving the protein MKTQPLDLSIKLGDYGYQIIRENFQRFVDQEAAVLKDKDPEPLHQMRVGMRRLRTAVQVFSTAIALPKVVSDGSIGKIAKRLGKTRDLDVLQYELVTHYQPLLQRPERSNFDEVLKHLQQTRGESFLHLQETLNGDRYHKLKQAIQVWIDQPTFTLMGALSVREILPDLLLPLICQLFLHPGWLVGTTIQAGKVTLLSIENSAELNLQLEQFSDVLHDLRKQMKGVRYQAEFFSDFYEASYLQRIEEFRTIQDVLGQLQDHEVLLQFLASTLKGDLSTVLPTVNQILQQQQATFWQTWQPLQQHYLCSDVRQSLRSLLTTPRQLTPASSQTGKRAAKTAKQLHKTVEI; this is encoded by the coding sequence ATGAAGACTCAGCCATTAGACCTCTCCATCAAGCTGGGTGATTACGGATATCAAATCATTCGTGAAAACTTCCAGAGGTTTGTCGATCAAGAAGCAGCTGTTTTAAAAGATAAAGATCCTGAACCCCTGCATCAGATGCGTGTGGGGATGCGACGGTTGAGAACAGCGGTTCAAGTATTTAGCACCGCGATCGCATTACCAAAGGTGGTGAGCGATGGATCGATTGGGAAAATTGCCAAGAGATTGGGGAAAACCCGAGACTTAGATGTATTGCAATACGAGTTGGTAACTCACTATCAACCTTTGTTGCAAAGGCCAGAACGGTCAAATTTTGATGAGGTTTTGAAGCATTTGCAACAAACCCGTGGGGAAAGCTTTCTGCATTTGCAGGAAACCCTGAATGGCGATCGCTATCATAAATTAAAGCAAGCCATCCAAGTTTGGATCGACCAGCCGACCTTTACTCTGATGGGGGCTTTATCCGTCCGAGAAATTTTGCCCGATCTGCTGCTGCCATTAATCTGCCAACTCTTTCTCCATCCAGGGTGGTTAGTGGGAACAACTATTCAGGCGGGGAAGGTGACGCTATTATCGATTGAAAATTCTGCGGAGTTAAATCTGCAATTGGAGCAATTTTCTGACGTTCTTCATGACCTGCGGAAGCAAATGAAGGGCGTTCGCTACCAGGCAGAGTTCTTTTCAGATTTTTATGAAGCCTCCTACCTGCAACGAATTGAGGAATTTAGGACTATCCAGGATGTTCTAGGTCAGCTTCAAGATCATGAAGTCTTGCTTCAGTTTTTAGCATCTACCTTGAAGGGGGATTTATCAACAGTGTTGCCCACCGTCAACCAGATCCTGCAACAGCAACAAGCCACATTTTGGCAAACCTGGCAACCGCTCCAACAGCATTATCTCTGTTCAGACGTTCGTCAATCCTTGCGATCGCTGCTCACCACACCCCGGCAATTAACACCAGCATCTTCCCAAACAGGTAAAAGAGCCGCAAAAACAGCAAAACAGCTGCATAAAACCGTTGAAATCTGA
- a CDS encoding serine hydrolase codes for MRKDLVVSESGTMQYQPVGTKFTALETATNMIVISDNTATNMLIDRLGGAQQLNQRFLNWGLSHTQIHHFLPDLAGTNVTTPHDLANLMALISQGKLVSMKSRDRLLSIMRQTVTNTLLPQGLGAGATIAHKTGDIGAMVGDVGLIDMPNGKRYVAVAMVKRPFNDPRAQELIRQTSRVAYRYLLKPASTPTVVQPTSAAPEATIPSAVVTPTPASGTTATEP; via the coding sequence ATGCGAAAGGATCTGGTGGTTTCCGAATCGGGCACCATGCAGTATCAACCCGTTGGGACTAAATTCACAGCCCTAGAAACGGCGACCAATATGATTGTCATTAGCGACAATACGGCCACCAATATGCTGATTGATCGCTTGGGTGGGGCACAACAACTCAACCAGCGCTTCCTGAACTGGGGTTTGAGCCATACCCAAATTCACCACTTTTTGCCAGATTTAGCCGGAACCAATGTGACGACACCCCACGATCTGGCCAACCTCATGGCGCTGATCAGTCAGGGGAAGCTCGTCTCGATGAAATCCCGCGATCGCCTATTGTCTATTATGCGCCAAACCGTTACCAACACCCTCTTACCCCAAGGGTTAGGAGCCGGGGCAACCATTGCTCACAAAACGGGAGATATTGGTGCCATGGTTGGAGATGTGGGCCTAATTGATATGCCCAACGGCAAGCGCTATGTTGCCGTGGCTATGGTGAAACGTCCCTTCAATGACCCCCGTGCCCAAGAACTGATTCGCCAAACCTCGCGAGTAGCTTATCGCTACCTCCTGAAACCAGCGTCTACTCCCACCGTGGTTCAACCGACCAGTGCTGCTCCCGAGGCGACGATTCCCAGTGCTGTGGTCACCCCCACCCCAGCCTCTGGGACGACTGCAACTGAACCATGA